The following coding sequences are from one Ornithodoros turicata isolate Travis chromosome 1, ASM3712646v1, whole genome shotgun sequence window:
- the LOC135383688 gene encoding uncharacterized protein LOC135383688, with protein MSSLPLDPGILTLTYADDIAFFSCSLSLHTLREKLQEYLLALSSWMRSVHLTLNVQKSAVLVFPQTNWTGRAVTIILDVAGQTIRQTNLLRYLGVWYDHMLHWDHHVEVISQKASKAIGTILRSASALCGMRRSTLLFLYKCYVRPILEFGCVVFSHLPDYRLSRLFAVEKRALRLCMGLLKYTANQSPLATRQNQSLRDRAQWIARRWRKSNTPQLVFVESLLASLTTSLTAPPAPICPVSSMALRVVDAFQRGIAYAPSPRLEALLSAHINQFPSHVVVATDASVSAQLAGAGVVFPQLDCHCPIRLPDYTPVFESELLAMILALRMVPLTFPRILLLSDSLSVITALASPPSEWLELLQALSPSHITEVVLTWIPGHCGLSPNELADNLAKISLSGPIIDVLPPLPSITRARYRRLLELTALRSLPARNAHLSHAWQADRCVSCHVEVLLTRLRCLALPLNFYLHRAGVSRSPACVHCGQEETVEHFLLHCPLYDRSRLSYLAQPLARQGVPLSLDAILSFGASHTEKWRFEIASKAAAFLTICGRF; from the exons ATGAGTTCCCTACCTCTCGACCCCGGCATCCTCACTCTGACCTATGCGGACGATATTGCCTTCTTCTCCTGCTCTCTATCGCTGCATACGCTACGTGAGAAACTGCAAGAATATCTCCTCGCGCTGTCGTCCTGGATGCGTTCCGTCCACCTCACGTTGAACGTCCAGAAATCTGCGGTCCTGGTGTTCCCCCAGACCAACTGGACTGGAAGAGCTGTGACCATCATTCTGGATGTTGCCGGCCAGACCATTCGCCAGACCAACCTGCTGCGCTACCTAGGCGTCTGGTATGATCACATGCTTCACTGGGACCATCATGTGGAAGTCATAAGCCAGAAGGCTTCGAAAGCAATTGGCACAATCCTCCGCAGCGCCAGCGCCCTCTGTGGTATGCGCAGGAGCACCCTGCTCTTCCTGTACAAGTGCTACGTACGCCCAATTCTTGAGTTTGGGTGTGTCGTCTTCTCGCACCTCCCCGACTACCGTCTGAGCAGGCTATTCGCCGTAGAAAAAAGAGCCCTCCGCCTGTGCATGGGCCTCCTCAAGTACACGGCCAACCAG AGCCCATTAGCCACCAGACAGAACCAGTCTCTCAGGGATCGGGCCCAGTGGATCGCCCGGAGGTGGCGAAAATCCAACACCCCGCAGCTCGTCTTTGTCGAATCCCTTCTAGCCTCGCTGACTACTTCTCTGACTGCCCCTCCTGCGCCCATCTGTCCGGTCTCGTCCATGGCCCTGCGAGTTGTCGACGCGTTCCAGCGCGGCATTGCCTACGCTCCGTCTCCCCGGCTTGAGGCCCTCCTCTCGGCGCACATCAACCAGTTCCCATCTCACGTTGTTGTCGCGACAGATGCCTCGGTCTCGGCTCAGCTAGCGGGTGCCGGCGTCGTCTTCCCTCAGCTCGACTGTCATTGCCCCATCCGCCTCCCTGACTACACTCCCGTGTTCGAGAGCGAACTCCTCGCCATGATACTGGCTCTCAGAATGGTGCCCCTTACATTTCCCAGGATCCTGCTTTTGTCCGACTCCCTGTCGGTCATCACTGCCCTAGCCAGCCCCCCCAGCGAGTGGCTCGAGCTCCTGCAGGCCCTGAGTCCTAGCCACATCACGGAGGTGGTCCTGACATGGATTCCTGGTCACTGTGGCCTATCTCCCAACGAGTTGGCGGACAACCTTGCAAAAATCTCCCTCTCTGGCCCTATCATTGACGTCCTTCCGCCCCTGCCCTCTATCACGCGGGCCAGGTATAGAAGGCTGCTGGAGCTGACCGCTCTCCGCTCACTGCCAGCCCGGAACGCCCATCTTTCCCACGCTTGGCAGGCTGACCGCTGCGTCTCCTGTCATGTAGAAGTCTTGCTGACTCGACTGCGCTGTCTAGCCCTTCCACTGAACTTTTATCTGCACCGCGCGGGTGTCAGCCGCTCCCCTGCGTGCGTCCACTGCGGTCAAGAGGAAACTGTGGAGCACTTTCTCCTGCACTGCCCCCTCTACGACCGCTCCCGCCTTAGCTACCTTGCCCAGCCGCTGGCTAGACAAGGGGTTCCCCTCTCCCTGGACGCCATCCTGTCATTTGGAGCCTCCCACACCGAAAAATGGCGGTTTGAAATAGCGTCGAAAGCCGCCGCCTTTCTGACCATCTGCGGCCGCTTCTGA
- the LOC135368109 gene encoding endothelin-converting enzyme 1-like, with translation MASRATSFEQVHSTRSRTRDRKTETSNFEVNTHTTGGTSEVGALSSTNPQEDLSEARNSGILKDLSSHLLERPQTSSTGAGSGNRECNYTPIFLTVVVFLLIISSIYLAYKNRSHEEPTLCKTTACYLYRDMLQDSMNFEVNPCNNFYEYVCSRWDKYHNVPTYRQHLNQFFRALFKTLEVKVASQHQNAVDKAISFFQSCRKAAFARGRKSGEYETLKKIWVKCEILWPRANQRPNILKTLICIFESFYLSNVFGIEKRHDTSLPYVYPGSEIAAFDHYTQAIKKVKRYQEYYEKLTDVMRTPGTKTAEIQTYEDFLHVEDVVHRHLLKDEFYEVKYARINSSELTELVPNVPQAEWEEAFRSEYQLEKPLVDVLNTEYMRAFNDVLSQIGAVELHRYIGWINVQQLAPYINRETLSIFLGKRDLTVADLQLCLSRTESFMGWAIFARYAIDYMDNSTREDMHHIIGAIASILSKKVSATSWQLDRAPDADQNVQRSLNGLLLYADRFAQPEDMDVILSKISDMGGHVLLNWMKASKGFTQIDPYLFFSIITFFQRQMEIGYYSFWNSIQTAFFMPPYVAMLPVYNRDINDAVKYGALGTLIADAATELLYRNYPSIRLKEWPCLSGSLDGGVYDRDVVTSALSLHIAVEAFQTAPSSKRRLLPELPDTQLFFVAACFLMCGGSDAKRFVRKCNEPLKHSLAFSTAFLCPEHSPMNAKEKCAFF, from the exons ATGGCATCACGGGCCACATCTTTCGAGCAG GTTCACTCCACTCGTTCTCGCACCAGAGACCGGAAGACTGAGACGTCAAACTTCGAAGTCAACACACACACTACTGGAGGAACTTCGGAGGTGGGCGCACTTTCGTCGACAAATCCG CAAGAAGACCTATCGGAAGCCCGCAACTCGGGAATTCTGAAAGACCTGTCATCCCATCTACTGGAACGTCCTCAAACCAGTAGCACTGGTGCTGGTTCTGGGAACCGCGAGTGTAACTACACCCCTATCTTCCTCACAGTAGTCGTCTTCCTCTTAATCATCAGTTCAATATACCTGGCTTATAAGAACCGTAGCCATGAAGAGCCCACACTCTGTAAGACGACTGCGTGCTACTTGTACAGAGACATGCTCCAAGACTCAATGAATTTTGAGGTTAATCCTTGCAACAATTTCTATGAGTACGTCTGCAGCAGGTGGGACAAGTACCATAACGTCCCGACGTATAGGCAACACTTAAACCAGTTCTTCAGGGCTCTTTTTAAAACGCTCGAAGTGAAAGTAGCTTCTCAGCATCAAAATGCTGTAGATAAAGCAATTAGCTTCTTTCAGTCGTGTAGAAAAGCTGCATTTGCACGGGGTCGCAAGAGTGGAGAGTATGAGACACTAAAGAAAATCTGGGTCAAATGCGAGATCCTGTGGCCAAGAGCGAACCAGCGCCCCAATATTTTGAAGACACTCATTTGCATATTCGAGAGCTTCTACCTGAGCAACGTTTTCGGCATCGAGAAACGGCACGACACGTCGCTACCGTATGTGTATCCAGGTAGCGAGATCGCAGCTTTCGACCACTACACTCAGGCGATCAAGAAGGTGAAAAGATACCAAGAATATTACGAGAAATTGACAGATGTGATGAGAACACCTGGCACAAAAACAGCCGAGATTCAAACATACGAAGACTTTCTCCACGTGGAAGATGTTGTCCATCGCCACCTCTTGAAAGACGAGTTTTATGAGGTTAAATATGCACGCATAAATTCCAGTGAACTCACTGAATTGGTGCCTAACGTACCTCAGGCAGAGTGGGAAGAAGCGTTCAGATCTGAATACCAACTTGAAAAACCCCTCGTGGACGTTCTCAACACAGAATACATGAGGGCATTTAACGATGTACTCAGTCAAATTGGCGCTGTTGAACTTCATCGTTATATTGGTTGGATAAATGTTCAGCAGTTGGCCCCGTATATAAATCGGGAAACTCTTTCGATTTTCCTGGGAAAACGAGACCTGACTGTGGCTGACTTACAGCTGTGTTTGTCCCGCACTGAATCTTTCATGGGCTGGGCAATCTTCGCGCGATACGCAATTGATTATATGGATAACAGCACCCGTGAAGACATGCATCACATCATTGGTGCCATCGCAAGTATTCTGTCTAAGAAAGTGTCTGCGACTTCCTGGCAGCTAGACCGTGCCCCAGATGCTGATCAAAATGTTCAGCGAAGCTTGAATGGGCTCCTGCTTTACGCTGACAG GTTCGCTCAGCCGGAAGACATGGATGTGATACTTTCCAAAATAAGCGACATGGGTGGCCACGTGTTGCTGAACTGGATGAAGGCATCTAAGGGATTCACCCAAATAGAcccttatcttttcttttcaatcATTACTTTTTTTCAGCGACAGATGGAAATAGGATATTACAGTTTCTGGAATAGCATCCAGACGGCGTTCTTCATGCCGCCTTACGTAGCGATGCTACCGGTCTACAACAGGGACATCAACGACGCGGTCAAGTACGGCGCTCTAGGAACTTTGATAGCAGACGCTGCAACGGAGCTCCTGTACCGCAATTATCCGTCCATACGACTCAAAGAATGGCCGTGTTTAAGTGGCTCTTTAGACGGCGGTGTGTATGACAGAGATGTCGTCACTTCTGCACTGTCCTTGCACATTGCCGTGGAAGCATTCCAAACTGCCCCTTCATccaaacgtcgtctgctaccagaATTACCGGACACTCAACTCTTCTTCGTGGCTGCCTGTTTTCTAATGTGTGGAGGTAGCGATGCGAAACGGTTTGTACGCAAGTGCAATGAACCACTGAAGCACAGCTTGGCGTTCTCGACAGCGTTTCTGTGTCCCGAACATTCCCCAATGAACGCTAAAGAGAAATGTGCCTTCTTTTAA